The Iamia majanohamensis genome window below encodes:
- a CDS encoding DegV family protein has product MDVRVVTDSNAMLPASLRDRFGIAVVPLTVVVDGQAHHETDLDATWFCARLRAGAEVSTAAPAPGQLLAAYEAAATSGADAVLSVHVGANQSATVAAAGVAAGMADIPVRVVDTGTASFIEGCCVWRAAEALAGGADVEAAGAAAARIASSAASVFTIGEIARANDGGRLPVAAGEGVPVYCSAGPDMRELARVGDVDEAAAAMAAAVAEAEGPLRVGVGDADAPEAADALEAVLRDLPQVAEVVRYVVGPSVAAHTGAGTFGAVFHPLDGGA; this is encoded by the coding sequence GTGGACGTGCGCGTGGTCACCGACTCCAACGCCATGCTCCCCGCCTCGCTCCGGGACCGCTTCGGCATCGCCGTGGTCCCCCTCACCGTGGTGGTCGACGGCCAGGCCCACCACGAGACCGACCTCGACGCGACCTGGTTCTGCGCCCGGCTGCGCGCCGGGGCCGAGGTGTCCACCGCCGCGCCCGCCCCCGGGCAGCTGCTCGCCGCCTACGAGGCCGCTGCGACCTCCGGGGCCGACGCCGTGCTGTCGGTCCACGTGGGCGCGAACCAGTCCGCCACCGTGGCCGCGGCCGGGGTCGCGGCGGGCATGGCCGACATCCCGGTGCGGGTCGTCGACACCGGCACGGCCTCGTTCATCGAGGGCTGCTGCGTCTGGCGGGCGGCCGAGGCCCTCGCCGGCGGGGCCGACGTCGAGGCCGCCGGGGCCGCCGCGGCCCGCATCGCGAGCTCGGCGGCGTCGGTGTTCACCATCGGCGAGATCGCCCGGGCCAACGACGGCGGCCGGCTGCCCGTCGCCGCCGGCGAGGGTGTGCCCGTCTACTGCTCGGCCGGGCCCGACATGCGCGAGCTGGCCCGGGTCGGCGACGTCGACGAGGCCGCTGCCGCCATGGCCGCAGCCGTCGCCGAGGCCGAGGGCCCGCTGCGGGTCGGCGTGGGCGACGCCGACGCCCCAGAGGCCGCGGACGCCCTGGAGGCGGTGCTCCGCGACCTCCCCCAGGTGGCCGAGGTGGTGCGCTACGTCGTCGGCCCCTCGGTGGCGGCCCACACCGGGGCCGGGACCTTCGGCGCCGTGTTCCACCCGCTCGACGGCGGGGCCTGA
- a CDS encoding PaaI family thioesterase, whose amino-acid sequence MALTRLHNEDWGFASNCFVCEPRNDGGLRIPFHHDTDRDVVVASFTLDDTFSGAPSYVHGGVSLAVLDEAQAWATIAVAGRFAVTTETTTRFLRPVLVGEAYDVEARLTERGDERLATEGRITDVRGKVCAETTATFAVLGPAQAARATGVDEGALDPAYLRDDG is encoded by the coding sequence ATGGCCCTGACCCGACTGCACAACGAGGACTGGGGCTTCGCCTCCAACTGCTTCGTCTGCGAGCCGCGCAACGACGGCGGCCTCCGCATCCCGTTCCACCACGACACCGACCGCGACGTGGTGGTCGCCTCCTTCACGCTCGACGACACCTTCTCCGGCGCGCCCAGCTACGTCCACGGCGGGGTCAGCCTGGCCGTGCTCGACGAGGCCCAGGCGTGGGCCACCATCGCCGTCGCCGGCCGCTTCGCGGTCACGACCGAGACCACCACCCGCTTCCTCCGCCCCGTGCTGGTCGGCGAGGCCTACGACGTGGAGGCCCGGCTCACCGAGCGCGGCGACGAGCGCCTGGCCACCGAGGGCCGCATCACCGACGTCCGGGGGAAGGTGTGCGCCGAGACCACGGCGACCTTCGCCGTCCTCGGTCCCGCCCAGGCGGCCCGGGCCACCGGCGTCGACGAGGGCGCGCTCGACCCGGCCTACCTCCGCGACGACGGCTGA
- the glsA gene encoding glutaminase A — translation MTEVEEPDGPTDEELARQVDERLHELYQRARGPIDRREARYYEPGRGYHSLQEADRRESTFGVAMVGLDGDVHGAGAWEQPFAVQSISKVFAYLLALEDHGREAVLRRVGVEPSGDSFSSIVFDEASRRPYNPMVNAGALVTADLVRGTGGVEVACERVVDLMRRHAGNPDLHVDEGVYAREQEGADRNRATAYLLRSEDMIEGSADEVLALYLRQCSVQVTCRDLAAMAATLANGGVNPITGARACDRRHVRDVLTVMYTCGMYDFAGEWAFEVGVPAKSGVGGGILVPIPGKLGLAVFSPGLDSHGNSIRGVEVCREISDRLGLHVFASEEEDAVLGDPTAVAD, via the coding sequence ATGACCGAGGTGGAGGAGCCCGACGGGCCCACCGACGAGGAGCTCGCCCGTCAGGTCGACGAGCGTCTCCACGAGCTCTACCAGCGGGCGCGCGGGCCCATCGACCGGCGCGAGGCCCGCTACTACGAGCCGGGCCGGGGCTACCACAGCCTCCAGGAGGCCGACCGCCGGGAGTCCACCTTCGGCGTGGCCATGGTCGGCCTCGACGGCGACGTCCACGGCGCCGGGGCCTGGGAGCAGCCCTTCGCGGTGCAGTCGATCTCCAAGGTGTTCGCGTACCTGCTGGCCCTGGAGGACCACGGGCGCGAGGCGGTGCTGCGGCGCGTCGGCGTCGAGCCCAGCGGCGACTCCTTCAGCTCGATCGTCTTCGACGAGGCCAGCCGGCGGCCCTACAACCCCATGGTCAACGCGGGCGCCCTCGTCACCGCCGACCTGGTGCGGGGCACGGGCGGGGTCGAGGTCGCCTGCGAGCGGGTCGTCGACCTCATGCGGCGCCACGCCGGCAACCCCGACCTCCACGTCGACGAGGGCGTCTACGCCCGGGAGCAGGAGGGGGCCGACCGCAACCGGGCCACCGCCTACCTCCTCCGCAGCGAGGACATGATCGAGGGCTCGGCCGACGAGGTGCTCGCCCTGTACCTGCGCCAGTGCTCGGTGCAGGTCACCTGCCGCGACCTGGCGGCGATGGCCGCGACCCTCGCCAACGGCGGCGTGAACCCGATCACCGGCGCCCGGGCGTGCGACCGCCGCCACGTCCGGGACGTCCTCACCGTCATGTACACGTGCGGCATGTACGACTTCGCCGGCGAGTGGGCCTTCGAGGTCGGGGTCCCGGCCAAGAGCGGGGTCGGCGGCGGCATCCTCGTCCCCATCCCCGGCAAGCTCGGCCTGGCCGTGTTCTCGCCCGGCCTCGACAGCCACGGCAACAGCATCCGCGGGGTCGAGGTGTGCCGGGAGATCTCCGATCGCCTCGGTCTCCACGTGTTCGCCTCCGAGGAGGAGGACGCCGTCCTGGGCGACCCCACCGCGGTGGCCGACTGA
- a CDS encoding 5'-3' exonuclease, protein MSIEVHLVDGTYELFRHFFAVPSHVTEDGREVGAVRGTAGSVLRMLEEGATHVAVATDHVIESFRNDLYGPYKDGSGVDPALLSQFTLLEEVLEALGVTVTAMVEHEADDALAALAAVAAADDRVDKVWICTPDKDLAQCVGGKVAQLDRRKGVVVDAAGVEEKYGVPPESIPDWLGLVGDSADGFPGLPGWGAKSAAAVLRAFGHIDAIPADPAAWHVKVRSAAALADTLAENMADALLFRRLATLEVDAPVPGDVDALRWRGPAEGAEALCASIDADGLARRAAALAEARA, encoded by the coding sequence ATGAGCATCGAGGTCCACCTGGTCGACGGCACCTACGAGCTGTTCCGGCACTTCTTCGCCGTGCCCTCGCACGTCACCGAGGACGGCCGCGAGGTCGGGGCGGTGCGGGGCACCGCGGGGTCGGTGCTGCGGATGCTGGAGGAGGGGGCCACCCACGTCGCCGTGGCCACCGACCACGTGATCGAGTCGTTCCGCAACGACCTCTACGGCCCCTACAAGGACGGCTCCGGCGTCGACCCCGCCCTCCTGTCGCAGTTCACCCTCCTCGAGGAGGTGCTCGAGGCCCTCGGCGTGACGGTGACGGCCATGGTGGAGCACGAGGCCGACGACGCCCTCGCCGCCCTGGCCGCGGTGGCCGCGGCCGACGACCGGGTGGACAAGGTGTGGATCTGCACGCCCGACAAGGACCTGGCCCAGTGCGTGGGCGGCAAGGTGGCCCAGCTCGACCGACGCAAGGGCGTGGTGGTCGACGCCGCCGGCGTGGAGGAGAAGTACGGCGTGCCGCCGGAGTCGATCCCGGACTGGCTGGGCCTGGTGGGCGACAGCGCCGACGGCTTCCCGGGCCTGCCCGGGTGGGGGGCCAAGTCCGCCGCCGCCGTGCTGCGCGCCTTCGGCCACATCGACGCCATCCCGGCCGACCCCGCGGCCTGGCACGTCAAGGTGCGCAGCGCCGCCGCCCTGGCCGACACCCTGGCCGAGAACATGGCCGACGCCCTGCTGTTCCGCCGCCTGGCCACCCTCGAGGTCGACGCCCCGGTGCCGGGCGACGTCGACGCCCTGCGCTGGCGCGGTCCGGCCGAGGGGGCCGAGGCGCTCTGCGCGTCGATCGACGCCGACGGCCTGGCCCGGCGGGCTGCGGCCCTGGCCGAGGCCCGGGCCTGA
- the ligD gene encoding non-homologous end-joining DNA ligase, whose amino-acid sequence MASPAIEVEVPVGEGATRTVRVSSPDKTFFPTRGETKRDLVAYYEAVAEPLLAAMGGRPTMLQRFPDGAAGKSFFQKRVPKNPPDWLQTTVVSTPNGTTSDALVVADVAHVVWAVNLGCLGFHPWPYRAATPEVADEARIDLDPGPRTTFDQVREAAAEVRSLLDEVGIAGHPKTTGNRGLHVYVSVEPRWSSTEVRAAVVALARELERRRPDLITAQWWKEERGDDLVFIDFNQNAPHKTVFGAWCVRPRVGGQVSTPLAWDEVATVDPQALTLANVPAKVAAEGDPWAGKDDRPQSLEPLLAWFQRDIDDGLMDAPWPPVYPKQPLEPPRVAPSRARKEDPGDPPEPG is encoded by the coding sequence ATGGCGTCCCCGGCGATCGAGGTCGAGGTGCCGGTGGGCGAGGGCGCCACCCGCACCGTCAGGGTGTCGAGCCCGGACAAGACCTTCTTCCCGACCCGGGGGGAGACCAAGCGGGACCTGGTGGCCTACTACGAGGCGGTGGCCGAGCCCCTGCTGGCCGCCATGGGCGGGCGCCCGACCATGCTCCAGCGCTTCCCGGACGGGGCCGCGGGCAAGTCGTTCTTCCAGAAGCGGGTGCCGAAGAACCCGCCCGACTGGCTGCAGACCACGGTGGTCTCCACCCCCAACGGCACCACCAGCGACGCCCTCGTGGTGGCCGACGTCGCCCACGTGGTGTGGGCCGTCAACCTCGGCTGCCTCGGCTTCCACCCCTGGCCCTACCGGGCGGCCACCCCCGAGGTGGCCGACGAGGCCCGCATCGACCTCGACCCCGGGCCGCGGACGACCTTCGACCAGGTGCGGGAGGCGGCGGCCGAGGTCCGCTCGCTGCTCGACGAGGTCGGCATCGCCGGCCACCCCAAGACCACCGGGAACCGGGGCCTGCACGTGTACGTCAGCGTCGAGCCCCGCTGGAGCTCCACCGAGGTGCGCGCCGCCGTGGTGGCCCTGGCCCGCGAGCTGGAGCGGCGCCGGCCCGACCTCATCACGGCCCAGTGGTGGAAGGAGGAGCGGGGCGACGACCTCGTCTTCATCGACTTCAACCAGAACGCCCCCCACAAGACCGTGTTCGGGGCCTGGTGCGTGCGGCCGCGGGTCGGGGGCCAGGTGTCGACGCCGCTGGCGTGGGACGAGGTGGCCACCGTCGACCCCCAGGCCCTCACCCTGGCGAACGTCCCGGCCAAGGTGGCGGCCGAGGGCGACCCGTGGGCCGGCAAGGACGACCGCCCCCAGTCGCTCGAGCCGCTGCTGGCCTGGTTCCAGCGCGACATCGACGACGGGCTCATGGACGCGCCCTGGCCGCCGGTGTACCCCAAGCAGCCCCTGGAGCCGCCCCGGGTGGCGCCCAGCCGGGCCCGCAAGGAGGACCCCGGCGACCCGCCGGAGCCCGGCTGA
- a CDS encoding PQQ-dependent sugar dehydrogenase, whose protein sequence is MHAPHPGRPRRTARPRRLVAGLAALLLGLTALGGCAPPTLRAQTLVSGLSNPWDLSFTPSGSMIWTERGGRIMRRTSSGAVNQVQADLSDLFASGETGLMGVLVDRRFNSNRRLYTCQGWTDGSRRDVRVIAWQFNTRGDALTRVRTIVSGIPASSGRHGGCRLFMDSSARLYVATGDAAVGTNPQDLRSLGGKVLRVDPDTGAGLSSNPFASSGNANTRKILSYGHRNLQGIAVRPADGTLWTAEHGPDRDDEINRGTTGNFGWNPVPGYNEGVPMTDTAEFPGAVRARWSSGAPTVATSGITWLTGEQWGGWQDRMVVATLKGQSLLVMQPNADGTLTQIDRIYQGTFGRLRTAVLGPDGNLYITTSNGSGDRIIRIIPTPAE, encoded by the coding sequence ATGCACGCCCCCCACCCCGGCCGCCCCCGGCGGACAGCGCGACCGCGACGGCTCGTCGCCGGACTCGCCGCGCTGCTCCTCGGCCTCACCGCCCTGGGCGGCTGCGCGCCGCCCACCCTGCGGGCCCAGACCCTGGTCTCGGGGCTCTCCAACCCGTGGGACCTCTCCTTCACCCCGTCGGGCTCGATGATCTGGACCGAGCGGGGCGGGCGCATCATGCGCCGCACCAGCTCGGGCGCGGTCAACCAGGTCCAGGCCGACCTGTCGGACCTGTTCGCCTCGGGCGAGACCGGCCTCATGGGCGTCCTGGTCGACCGCCGGTTCAACAGCAACCGCCGCCTCTACACCTGCCAGGGCTGGACCGACGGCAGCCGCCGCGACGTGCGGGTGATCGCCTGGCAGTTCAACACCCGGGGCGACGCCCTCACCCGGGTCCGCACCATCGTCAGCGGCATCCCGGCCAGCTCCGGCCGCCACGGCGGGTGCCGCCTGTTCATGGACTCCTCGGCCCGCCTCTACGTCGCCACCGGCGACGCCGCGGTGGGCACCAACCCGCAGGACCTCAGGTCCCTCGGCGGCAAGGTGCTGCGGGTCGACCCCGACACCGGGGCCGGGCTCTCGTCGAACCCGTTCGCCAGCAGCGGCAACGCCAACACCCGCAAGATCCTCAGCTACGGCCACCGCAACCTGCAGGGCATCGCCGTCCGCCCCGCCGACGGCACCCTCTGGACCGCGGAGCACGGCCCCGACCGCGACGACGAGATCAACCGGGGCACGACGGGCAACTTCGGGTGGAACCCGGTGCCCGGCTACAACGAGGGCGTCCCCATGACCGACACCGCCGAGTTCCCCGGTGCGGTGCGGGCCCGGTGGAGCTCGGGGGCGCCCACGGTGGCCACCTCCGGCATCACCTGGCTGACCGGCGAGCAGTGGGGCGGCTGGCAGGACCGGATGGTGGTGGCCACGCTCAAGGGCCAGAGCCTGCTGGTGATGCAGCCCAACGCCGACGGCACCCTCACCCAGATCGACCGGATCTACCAGGGCACCTTCGGCCGCCTCCGCACCGCCGTGCTCGGCCCCGACGGCAACCTCTACATCACCACCTCGAACGGCTCCGGCGACCGCATCATCCGGATCATCCCGACCCCGGCGGAGTAG
- a CDS encoding MFS transporter, with product MPLRPARGRPAGRAPRGPGLLRSPAADHPPPARGRGPLVAILGTLVAITVVGSSAVAVAVPELADDLGLSEAAAAWVFTSYLVAFAATSLPFGRAADARGLRGPLLLGAALMAVGSVVAATAGSAPLLVAGRALTGAGAGAIPVVANGVVAATWEGPARSRAFGRVIAVVAVASGSGPLVGGLLTAGLGWRPVIGLSALVVVLVPLLLPRVPGPTATHPPAADHAGTALVVAASLGLALAVQWPTAGPLVGVPATAVTAACGALLVRHVRVRPEGFLPRRIVTDATVVRGGLVGFALLAAYFAALLAVPQLLADGLDLGPLGIGLLLLPAAVAGAGSSWVVERLVAWRGRRALLVATSATCAAALLAAAAASTSVPFLVLAVATTAVAFGAGQAALLDHVATGVPAPVRNLALGVLELLMFVGGAVGPAVVGGFAGAGGPAAGLAAVALLPLAAVVVLVTGRDPEPTAPAPAPAPTPPGSG from the coding sequence GTGCCGCTACGACCAGCTCGAGGTCGTCCCGCCGGTCGAGCTCCGCGAGGTCCTGGGCTCCTGAGGTCCCCCGCCGCCGACCACCCGCCGCCCGCCCGGGGCCGCGGTCCCCTCGTCGCGATCCTGGGGACCCTGGTCGCCATCACCGTCGTCGGCTCGTCGGCCGTCGCCGTGGCCGTGCCCGAGCTGGCCGACGACCTCGGCCTGTCCGAGGCCGCCGCGGCCTGGGTGTTCACCTCCTACCTGGTCGCCTTCGCCGCCACCTCGCTGCCGTTCGGACGGGCGGCCGACGCCCGCGGCCTGCGCGGGCCGCTGCTCCTGGGGGCGGCCCTGATGGCGGTGGGCTCGGTCGTGGCCGCCACCGCCGGCAGTGCCCCGCTGCTGGTGGCCGGGCGCGCCCTCACCGGCGCCGGGGCCGGCGCCATCCCGGTGGTCGCCAACGGGGTGGTCGCCGCCACCTGGGAGGGGCCGGCGCGGTCGCGGGCGTTCGGCCGGGTGATCGCCGTGGTCGCGGTGGCGTCGGGCTCGGGGCCGCTGGTCGGCGGGCTCCTGACCGCAGGGCTCGGCTGGCGCCCCGTCATCGGCCTCTCCGCCCTGGTCGTGGTGCTGGTGCCCCTGCTGCTGCCCCGCGTCCCCGGGCCCACCGCCACCCACCCGCCCGCCGCCGACCACGCCGGCACCGCGCTGGTCGTCGCCGCCTCGCTCGGGCTGGCCCTCGCCGTGCAGTGGCCCACCGCCGGGCCCCTCGTCGGCGTGCCGGCCACGGCGGTGACCGCGGCCTGCGGGGCGCTGCTCGTGCGCCACGTGCGGGTCCGGCCCGAGGGCTTCCTCCCCCGCCGCATCGTCACCGACGCCACCGTCGTGCGTGGCGGGCTGGTCGGCTTCGCCCTGCTGGCCGCCTACTTCGCCGCCCTGCTGGCCGTGCCGCAGCTGCTGGCCGACGGCCTCGACCTCGGCCCCCTCGGCATCGGGCTGCTCCTGCTCCCCGCCGCGGTCGCCGGCGCGGGCTCGTCCTGGGTCGTCGAGCGCCTCGTCGCCTGGCGGGGGCGCCGGGCCCTGCTCGTGGCCACCAGCGCCACCTGCGCGGCCGCCCTGCTGGCGGCAGCCGCCGCCTCGACCTCGGTGCCGTTCCTGGTGCTCGCCGTGGCCACCACCGCCGTGGCCTTCGGCGCCGGCCAGGCCGCCCTGCTCGACCACGTGGCCACCGGCGTGCCGGCCCCGGTGCGGAACCTGGCCCTCGGCGTGCTCGAGCTCCTGATGTTCGTGGGCGGCGCCGTCGGCCCGGCCGTGGTCGGGGGCTTCGCCGGGGCCGGCGGACCGGCCGCGGGCCTCGCCGCGGTCGCCCTGCTGCCGCTCGCCGCGGTGGTCGTGCTGGTGACGGGCCGGGACCCGGAGCCGACCGCCCCCGCCCCGGCGCCGGCGCCTACTCCGCCGGGGTCGGGATGA
- a CDS encoding ATP-dependent DNA ligase, with the protein MDLPVAFPLTPMLAKAHDGLPPGEEGDWWFEPKWDGFRVLVFRDGDDVELASRNGKPLTRYFPEVLDPLRAALPERAVVDGEIVVPTPDGLDFDLLGQRIHPAASRIERLAGETPAEVVAFDLLARGDDDLTAAPLAERREALEAALATGDQVHLNPGTFDRTTAQDWFVRFEGAGLDGVIAKPHDSPYQPGERGWIKVKHKRTADVVVAGYRVHKDGKGVGSLMLGLHDDDGRLHSIGVASSFKAAQRTELMAELEPLVLRPGDMGEHPWAQWADPEAHEEGRLPGGPSRWNNGKDLSFTALRIERVAEVAYERVDHGRFRHTSRFLRWRPDREPASCRYDQLEVVPPVELREVLGS; encoded by the coding sequence ATGGACCTGCCCGTCGCCTTCCCGCTCACGCCCATGCTGGCCAAGGCCCACGACGGGCTGCCGCCGGGCGAGGAGGGCGACTGGTGGTTCGAGCCCAAGTGGGACGGCTTCCGGGTGCTGGTGTTCCGCGACGGCGACGACGTCGAGCTGGCGTCGCGCAACGGCAAGCCCCTGACCCGCTACTTCCCCGAGGTGCTGGACCCGCTGCGCGCCGCCCTGCCCGAGCGGGCCGTGGTCGACGGCGAGATCGTGGTGCCGACCCCCGACGGCCTCGACTTCGACCTGCTGGGCCAGCGCATCCACCCCGCCGCCTCGCGCATCGAGCGCCTGGCCGGCGAGACCCCCGCCGAGGTGGTGGCCTTCGACCTGCTGGCCCGGGGCGACGACGACCTCACCGCCGCCCCCCTGGCCGAGCGACGGGAGGCGCTGGAGGCGGCCCTCGCCACCGGCGACCAGGTCCACCTCAACCCCGGCACGTTCGACCGCACCACCGCCCAGGACTGGTTCGTCCGCTTCGAGGGGGCCGGCCTCGACGGCGTCATCGCCAAGCCCCACGACAGCCCGTACCAGCCGGGTGAGCGGGGCTGGATCAAGGTCAAGCACAAGCGCACCGCGGACGTGGTCGTGGCCGGCTACCGCGTGCACAAGGACGGCAAGGGCGTGGGCTCGCTGATGCTCGGGCTCCACGACGACGACGGCCGCCTCCACAGCATCGGGGTGGCCTCGTCGTTCAAGGCCGCCCAGCGCACCGAGCTGATGGCCGAGCTGGAGCCGCTGGTCCTGCGGCCCGGGGACATGGGCGAGCACCCCTGGGCGCAGTGGGCCGACCCCGAGGCCCACGAGGAGGGGCGCCTGCCCGGCGGCCCGTCCCGCTGGAACAACGGCAAGGACCTCTCCTTCACCGCCCTGCGGATCGAGCGGGTGGCCGAGGTGGCCTACGAGCGGGTCGACCACGGCCGCTTCCGCCACACCAGCCGCTTCCTGCGCTGGCGCCCCGACCGGGAGCCGGCCTCGTGCCGCTACGACCAGCTCGAGGTCGTCCCGCCGGTCGAGCTCCGCGAGGTCCTGGGCTCCTGA
- a CDS encoding maleylpyruvate isomerase N-terminal domain-containing protein codes for MDAQTHLAAVVAEGRLVADLPPSALDAPVAACPGWDVARLVGHLGRVHAWAASFLALGPHGGDPDPGPRPPTGAALLPWYRDRLEDLVEELGRHDPDEATAGFAGPTTVAFWFRRQAHELAVHRWDAQHAVAPGEESPIGAELAADGVDEWLEVFVPRFLARTGVPDDLVGATLHLHCTDEGGIEGTGEWLLRLTAEGCEVERAHAKGDAALRAPAAELFLAVWHRQGIAALDVVGDAARAEAILDAVHVT; via the coding sequence ATGGACGCGCAGACGCACCTCGCCGCCGTGGTCGCCGAGGGGAGGCTGGTGGCCGACCTGCCGCCCTCGGCCCTCGACGCCCCGGTGGCGGCCTGCCCGGGCTGGGACGTGGCCCGCCTGGTGGGCCACCTGGGCCGGGTCCACGCCTGGGCCGCCTCGTTCCTCGCCCTCGGCCCCCACGGGGGCGACCCCGACCCCGGGCCCCGTCCCCCGACCGGCGCCGCCCTCCTGCCCTGGTACCGCGACCGGCTGGAGGACCTGGTCGAGGAGCTGGGCCGCCACGACCCCGACGAGGCCACCGCCGGCTTCGCCGGGCCGACCACGGTGGCCTTCTGGTTCCGCCGCCAGGCCCACGAGCTGGCCGTGCACCGCTGGGACGCCCAGCACGCGGTGGCACCGGGCGAGGAGAGCCCCATCGGTGCCGAGCTGGCCGCCGACGGCGTCGACGAGTGGCTCGAGGTCTTCGTCCCCCGCTTCCTCGCCCGCACGGGCGTGCCCGACGACCTGGTGGGCGCCACCCTCCACCTGCACTGCACCGACGAGGGCGGCATCGAAGGCACCGGCGAGTGGCTGCTGCGCCTCACCGCCGAGGGCTGCGAGGTGGAGCGGGCCCACGCCAAGGGGGACGCCGCCCTCCGCGCCCCGGCCGCGGAGCTGTTCCTCGCCGTCTGGCACCGCCAAGGGATCGCCGCCCTCGACGTGGTGGGCGACGCGGCCCGCGCCGAGGCGATCCTCGACGCCGTCCACGTCACCTGA
- a CDS encoding acyl-CoA carboxylase subunit beta, with amino-acid sequence MTNQPLSEKISDLEKLREQARQPGSERSVQRQHDRGKMLARERIEYFLDEGSFNELDMLARHRNPAIPDRPLTDGVITGWGTVDGRKVFVFSQDFTLFGGALGEVFADKIHKLMDLALKVGAPVVGLNDGAGARIQEGPVSLASYGGIFYRNVKASGVTPQISVILGPCAGGAVYSPAMTDFVFMVEETSYMFITGPDVVKTVTGEDVTQQELGGAHAHSAKSGVAAFTAPDDKAVLDDVRYLLSFLPANNMEEPPRAVVEDDPQRLCDELAGLMPDSSNQPYDMRQIIGEVVDDGDYVEYFPQWAQSITCGFARVDGHPVGIVGNNPMFLAGVLDIDSSEKAARFVRVCDAFNVPLVTFVDVPGFLPGVGQEHGGIIRHGAKLLYAYCEATVPRIQVITRKAYGGAYVVMNSKSIGADLAFAWPSAELAVMGATGAVEILHRTEIAEADDPDARKAELVEDYSEKWLNPYVAAERGYVDDVIDPAMTRRKLVEGLELLRTKREELPPRKHGNTPL; translated from the coding sequence ATGACGAACCAGCCGCTCAGCGAGAAGATCTCCGACCTGGAGAAGCTGCGGGAGCAGGCTCGCCAGCCGGGCTCGGAGCGGTCGGTCCAGCGCCAGCACGACCGGGGCAAGATGCTGGCCCGGGAGCGCATCGAGTACTTCCTCGACGAGGGCTCGTTCAACGAGCTCGACATGCTGGCCCGCCACCGCAACCCGGCCATCCCCGACCGGCCCCTCACCGACGGCGTCATCACCGGGTGGGGCACCGTCGACGGCCGCAAGGTCTTCGTCTTCAGCCAGGACTTCACCCTCTTCGGCGGGGCCCTGGGCGAGGTCTTCGCCGACAAGATCCACAAGCTCATGGACCTGGCCCTCAAGGTCGGGGCGCCGGTCGTCGGGCTCAACGACGGCGCCGGGGCCCGCATCCAGGAGGGGCCGGTCAGCCTCGCCTCCTACGGCGGGATCTTCTACCGGAACGTGAAGGCCTCGGGCGTCACCCCGCAGATCAGCGTGATCCTCGGGCCGTGCGCCGGCGGCGCCGTCTACAGCCCGGCCATGACCGACTTCGTGTTCATGGTCGAGGAGACCTCGTACATGTTCATCACCGGCCCCGACGTGGTGAAGACGGTGACCGGCGAGGACGTGACCCAGCAGGAGCTGGGCGGCGCCCACGCCCACTCGGCCAAGTCCGGCGTGGCCGCCTTCACCGCCCCCGACGACAAGGCCGTGCTCGACGACGTCCGCTACCTGCTCAGCTTCCTCCCGGCCAACAACATGGAGGAGCCGCCCCGGGCGGTGGTCGAGGACGACCCGCAGCGCCTCTGCGACGAGCTGGCCGGGCTCATGCCCGACAGCTCCAACCAGCCCTACGACATGCGCCAGATCATCGGCGAGGTCGTCGACGACGGCGACTACGTCGAGTACTTCCCGCAGTGGGCCCAGTCGATCACCTGCGGCTTCGCCCGGGTCGACGGCCACCCGGTGGGCATCGTGGGCAACAACCCGATGTTCCTCGCCGGCGTGCTCGACATCGACTCCTCGGAGAAGGCGGCCCGCTTCGTGCGGGTGTGCGACGCGTTCAACGTGCCGCTCGTGACCTTCGTCGACGTCCCCGGCTTCCTCCCCGGCGTGGGCCAGGAGCACGGCGGCATCATCCGCCACGGCGCCAAGCTGCTCTACGCCTACTGCGAGGCCACCGTGCCCCGCATCCAGGTCATCACCCGCAAGGCCTACGGCGGCGCCTACGTGGTGATGAACTCCAAGTCCATCGGCGCCGACCTGGCCTTCGCCTGGCCCTCGGCCGAGCTGGCCGTGATGGGCGCCACCGGGGCGGTCGAGATCCTCCACCGCACCGAGATCGCCGAGGCCGACGACCCCGACGCCCGCAAGGCCGAGCTGGTCGAGGACTACTCGGAGAAGTGGCTCAACCCCTACGTGGCCGCCGAGCGGGGCTACGTCGACGACGTGATCGACCCGGCCATGACCCGCCGCAAGCTGGTCGAGGGCCTCGAGCTGCTGCGCACCAAGCGCGAGGAGCTCCCGCCCCGCAAGCACGGGAACACCCCGCTGTGA